The sequence GAGGAGTATTTTCTCCTCATTCCCTATTTTTTTATAATAATACTAGACATGTTTTCATACATTCCCATACTATCCCGATAACAAGACTCAACTTGAAAGGGGCAAAAAACTGAAAATAAATGGAATAATTTTACATAAGGAGATATAAATGATCCCCCAATATCAAGAAGGGCATCTTAAAATTCTAGAAAAATTCAAGAGTTTTAAAAACCAAGCATTCAAAGTTAAAACCATCACAGATAATTACTTTGTTCTTAAAATATATCTTCCCACTCCAAAAAACTCCAGATCATCAGTTGAAGCTGCCAATTTAAAAAAGTTGGATTTTGAAGGAATTAAGGTTCCTAAGGTATTTTACAAATCCTCTCCCGAGGATTCAGATAATTACTTATTGATCGAATATGTTCCAGGAAAAACCATTTCTCACTTGCTGGAAGAACAAAATTGTGTTGATCCTATAAAAAACCTGAAATTTAAAGAATGTTTGGAAAGTTTAGGGGAGTGGATGGCAGATTTACATGAAATTAAAGGAG comes from Methanobacterium sp. and encodes:
- a CDS encoding phosphotransferase, encoding MIPQYQEGHLKILEKFKSFKNQAFKVKTITDNYFVLKIYLPTPKNSRSSVEAANLKKLDFEGIKVPKVFYKSSPEDSDNYLLIEYVPGKTISHLLEEQNCVDPIKNLKFKECLESLGEWMADLHEIKGVNGNVLKGDCNLRNFIWNGSEIYGLDFEESINGDPCEDLGEICFFLLTNSPPLTPLRLEMVDWFLKSYEESSETKIRNISDFIAKSARKAYKRRLKFNRR